From Anaerolineae bacterium:
CAGGGATAGCTCAGCGTAGATGGAGCTTGATTTCCCGCACCAGCTCCGCCGGCGGGACATACATGGTCCGGTCCGGCTTGTCCGGAGCGCCATAATCCTTGATCCAGGCGATCTTCCCGGAGGAGTCCACCAGGACAAAGGTATGACTGGGTTCACCGGTGCCCACGGCCCACTTCAGCACGTCATAGGCCTTGGAGACGGAGTGGTCCGCATCA
This genomic window contains:
- a CDS encoding redoxin domain-containing protein — encoded protein: MKQIVDLHNDPQFQTLNVALVSIAFDSREEQVQLIQEYGITGVPMAIDADHSVSKAYDVLKWAVGTGEPSHTFVLVDSSGKIAWIKDYGAPDKPDRTMYVPPAELVREIKLHLR